In the Bacillus amyloliquefaciens DSM 7 = ATCC 23350 genome, TCACGCCGGCAATTGAAATCATTGTCATATGCCGGGTTTTTAATCCCTTCGATAAAGAATTAGGCTGATTCATTCTTTGCCTCCTTTTAATTTGTTTATGCTGAATATTCCGACAAGTTTTATTTTATCATAAATACATATGACTTTTGAAAATGATGTAAGAAAATATGACATTTTTTCTCGTTCGTACAGCAGAAGGAAAAGAAATAATTTTCTGTGATTTATATGTTTTGATGGTATTGAAAATAATTCCATATAAGCAGAGCGGCAAGAAGCCTTGGTACGATTGGGATGACTGGGGTTTCGTGAATAAAAATAATTTGCCTGTATGCACAAATGTTCTATGATTACTATTTTTCTGTGGAAAGTGAATCATGTTTCTATAGACCCACTGTGCCTTCGCTTTGTATGATAATGAAGGAAAAAATGAACGGGAAGGAGGGTTTTCAGTGGAGAGATATCATGAATTGAAAAAAGGCGAAACCGGAGCGATTGTCAGTATTGCCGCATATGCAGTATTGTCGGCTGTGAAGCTTGTGATCGGCTATTTGTTTCACTCAGAGGCGCTTCAAGCCGACGGTTTAAACAACACGACTGATATCGTGGCATCTGCCGCTGTTTTCATCGGTTTGCGCATCTCTCAGAAACCTCCTGACGAAGATCATCCTTACGGCCACTTTCGGGCGGAGACCGTCGCGTCACTTATCGCTTCCATTATTATGATGCTTGTCGGAATGCAAGTGCTGTTCAGCGCCGCACAATCTATTTTTTCCGTAAAAGAGGAAACACCGGATATGATTGCTGCCTGGACGGCTGCGGGGAGCGCCGTCGTGATGCTGATTGTCTACCGCTATATAAAAGGGCTTGCCAAAAAGGTAAACAGCCAAGCCCTTTCAGCCGCGGCTGCTGATAATAAATCAGATGCGCTCGTCAGTATCGGCACGTTTATCGGAATTTTTGCTTCGCAGTTCCATTTGGCTTGGGTTGATACGGTCACGGCGTTTATCATCGGATTGATCATCTGCAAAACCGCGTGGGATATTTTCAAAGAATCCTCTCATTCGCTGACTGACGGTTTTGATGTCAAAAATATTTCTGATTATAAAAAGACGATCGAACAGATTGCGGGCGTCAGCCGTTTAAAAGATATTAAAGCGAGATATCTGGGCAGCTCCGTTCATATTGATGTCGTCATTGAAGTGCCGTCTGATATGAATATTAAAGAGAGTCATGATATCGCAAATGAGGTAGAACGAAAGATGAAAGATGAAAGATGAACATGCCATCGACCATTCACATGTTCATATGGAGCCTCTCCAGCTGAAATAAAGCTTCCTTTCTAAAGGGAGCTTTTTTCCTTTTGCGGACTGGAAACAATTCGCTGGAAACGTTTTTTTATACTGTTTATATTTTGTGGTAAAGTTAGGTTACGATAATTGAAATTTGAGAGATGACTAGGAGGAGAAGAATGGCTTATAAAGAAGAGCTGCATCCGCTGCTGGAGAAAGCCGTTGAGCATATTGAAAACATCATCATAGGAAAACGGGATATCGCCATACTCAGCTTGGCCGCCATTCTCGCAAAAGGGCATGTGCTGCTGGAAGACGTGCCGGGAGTCGGAAAAACGATGATGGTCCGCGCTTTGGCCAAGCTGATCGGAGCTGACTTTAAGAGGATTCAGTTCACTCCGGATCTTCTGCCGTCAGATGTGACGGGTGTCTCTATTTATAATACGAAAACGATGGAATTTGAATACCGCCCGGGACCGATTATGGGGAATATCGTGCTGGCCGACGAAATTAACAGAACCTCTCCGAAAACGCAGTCTTCTTTGCTTGAGGCGATGGAAGAGGGAAATGTCACGATTGACGGAAAGACAATGCGGCTGGCTGAGCCGTTTTTCGTCATGGCCACACAAAACCCGGTTGAATATGAAGGAACATATCCGCTTCCTGAAGCCCAGCTTGACCGGTTTTTATTTAAGCTGAAGATGGGCTATCCGACTGCCGAGGAGGAGCTTAAGGTTCTGTCTTTGCAGGAAGGGCGCAATCCGCTTGAAACAATTGAGCCCGTCATTTCTAAAGAACAATTTATCAGTCTTCAGCAAAAGCTGGAGCAGGTGCGGGTGGATGATGGCATTAAAGCCTATATCGTCGGCATCACTCAGCATACCCGCCGGCATCCGTCCGTACATTTGGGCGTAAGTCCGCGCGGTTCGATTTCATTAATGAAAGCCGCACAGGCATACGCGCTGCTTCATGATCGCGACTACGTCATTCCTGATGACGTCCAGTATTTGGCTCCGTATACGCTGCCTCACAGAATGATCTTAACGGCCGAGGCGAAATTTAATGATGTCACGCCGGAAGCTGTGATCGAAGACATCATGCAGACGGAAAAAGTTCCCGTTCAAAGGATGTCGGTCCGATAATGAGAAAGAAAGTGCATTGGCTGCTATACGGCTGGAAGCTGCTTATTTTGGCCGTATTGACGGCAGCGGTCTTTTCTTATGCCATGTTTCAGGGCGGATTTGTGAGCTGGTTTTTATTTTATGCGTTTTTGCCGTTTACCGTTTACGCCGGGCTGGTCGCTGTGTATCCGCTGCGGGCGTTTCGGGTGACGCGTGAGATTTCTTCTGCTCAATTAACCTCGGGTGACAGGCTGTCTGTCACCATCAGGCTGACGAGGCGCCTGCCGTTTCCGCTGACTTATATGGTCATTGAAGATGTGATGCCGGAAACGCTTGGCGAGAGGCGCTGTGCGAAACAGCTCGTGTTTCCGTGGTTTCAAAAAAAGCTGACGTTTCAATATGAGCTGCCGCAGGCTCCGCGCGGAGAGCATCGTTTACATACGATAAGAGTGCGGACCGGAGATGTTCTCGGGCTTTTGGACAAGACGGCCTCGTTTTCGGTAACGGATACGGTCTTAGTTTTCCCGGCGTACGGGTCTGTACATTATAAGACGCAGACCGTATCCGGAGAAGAGGGTGCGGGTGCCGGCGCGCCGTTTCAGACTCACCGCTCCGCAATGGCCGCGAGCGTCAGAAATTATCAGCCGGGCGACC is a window encoding:
- a CDS encoding AAA family ATPase translates to MAYKEELHPLLEKAVEHIENIIIGKRDIAILSLAAILAKGHVLLEDVPGVGKTMMVRALAKLIGADFKRIQFTPDLLPSDVTGVSIYNTKTMEFEYRPGPIMGNIVLADEINRTSPKTQSSLLEAMEEGNVTIDGKTMRLAEPFFVMATQNPVEYEGTYPLPEAQLDRFLFKLKMGYPTAEEELKVLSLQEGRNPLETIEPVISKEQFISLQQKLEQVRVDDGIKAYIVGITQHTRRHPSVHLGVSPRGSISLMKAAQAYALLHDRDYVIPDDVQYLAPYTLPHRMILTAEAKFNDVTPEAVIEDIMQTEKVPVQRMSVR
- a CDS encoding DUF58 domain-containing protein — protein: MRKKVHWLLYGWKLLILAVLTAAVFSYAMFQGGFVSWFLFYAFLPFTVYAGLVAVYPLRAFRVTREISSAQLTSGDRLSVTIRLTRRLPFPLTYMVIEDVMPETLGERRCAKQLVFPWFQKKLTFQYELPQAPRGEHRLHTIRVRTGDVLGLLDKTASFSVTDTVLVFPAYGSVHYKTQTVSGEEGAGAGAPFQTHRSAMAASVRNYQPGDRFSALDWKTSARRNELMTKEFDPLQSMNMVLLLDCTPSPSFEAAVSASASLLYTALVKGSPAGFISLGNDRTVFPVREGEQHFRNVLRYLAAVSESEEADAGGRLRKELADPRVRKAFIAVVTGSLTEELLKQAEAGPFDMTVFLAKETNAVLSEKERNLALIFAQKNIKVQMIRDKRVSHVV